Proteins found in one Pempheris klunzingeri isolate RE-2024b chromosome 6, fPemKlu1.hap1, whole genome shotgun sequence genomic segment:
- the rfxank gene encoding DNA-binding protein RFXANK isoform X1 — MEAGGDEEVADGQNIQSSNANVCPSESRDERSNVSPENMDVDEEGLFKHSTTLTNKQRGNEVTVRPATLDSLSIHQLAAQGEVSQVAAHLSKGENCGCHTPTMHQIVQNSSCLFCHLFRFTDSSLLSRQDERGFTPLMWAAAFGEKAVVDFLLEKGADPKTIARERESALTLASSGGYVDIVESLLKHGVDINTYDWNGGTPLLYAVRGNHIKCVEALLAKGADMTIESDSGYSPMALAVALGHKKIQKVLEDHILKLYKPPT; from the exons ATGGAGGCCGGAGGTGATGAGGAGGTTGCGGATGGCCAAAATATCCAGTCATCCAACGCTAATGTTTGTCCCTCCGAGTCCAGGGATGAGAGGTCCAATG TGTCTCCAGAGAACATGGATGTAGATGAAGAGGGTTTGTTCAAACACTCCACCACACTGACCAACAAGCAGCGTGGGAATGAGGTTACAGTACGCCCAGCAACACTAGACT CTCTGTCCATACACCAGCTGGCGGCTCAAGGCGAGGTTTCACAAGTGGCCGCACACCTGAGTAAAGGTGAGAACTGTGGCTGTCACACACCAACAATGCATCAAATTGTGCAAAATTCCTCCTGCTTGTTCTGTCACCTGTTTCGTTTTACAGACAGTTCACTGCTCAGCAGACAGGATGAACGGGGCTTCACGCCTCTCATGTGGGCAGCAGCGTTTGGAGAGAAAGCTGTGGTGGATTTTCTCCTAGAAAAG GGCGCAGACCCCAAAACAATTGCGCGGGAGCGGGAGAGTGCCCTAACACTGGCCAGCTCCGGAGGTTATGTGGACATTGTTGAATCTCTTCTCAAACATGGGGTGGACATCAACACCTATGACTGG aaTGGTGGAACTCCTCTTCTTTATGCTGTACGAGGAAACCACATCAAATGTGTAGAGGCACTCTTAG CTAAAGGAGCAGACATGACCATCGAGTCCGACTCTGGATACAGCCCAATGGCCTTAGCTGTTGCCCTTGGACACAAAAAGA TTCAGAAAGTGTTGGAGGACCATATTCTGAAACTCTACAAGCCACCAACATGA
- the borcs8 gene encoding BLOC-1-related complex subunit 8 isoform X2, producing the protein MEDQEMQLKVRRVTDKFTESMYVLANEPSVALYRLQEHVRRSLPELVQHKTDMQSWEEQSQGAIYSVEYACSAVKSMTNSSMYFKNIDGLLRQAISMKEQIGNSQGRRKRTTDSGMLKEGGEKHSSGM; encoded by the exons ATGGAGGACCAGGAGATGCAACTGAAAGTGAGACGAG TGACTGACAAATTCACGGAGAGCATGTACGTGCTGGCTAACGAGCCGTCGGTGGCTCTCTACAGGCTGCAGGAGCACGTCAGAAGGTCCCTGCCTGAGCTGGTGCAGCACAAG acagacatgcagagcTGGGAGGAGCAGAGTCAAGGAGCCATCTACAGTGTAGAGTATGCATGCAG TGCCGTGAAGAGCATGACGAACAGCAGCATGTATTTCAAAAACATTGACGGCCTCCTCCGGCAGGCCATCAGCATGAAGGAACAGATCGGCAACTCTCAAGGGCGCAG GAAACGTACTACAGACTCAGGCATGCTGAAGGAAGGGGGAGAAAAGCACAGCTCTGGGATGTGA
- the rfxank gene encoding DNA-binding protein RFXANK isoform X2 has protein sequence MAVAHLIGPVSPENMDVDEEGLFKHSTTLTNKQRGNEVTVRPATLDSLSIHQLAAQGEVSQVAAHLSKGENCGCHTPTMHQIVQNSSCLFCHLFRFTDSSLLSRQDERGFTPLMWAAAFGEKAVVDFLLEKGADPKTIARERESALTLASSGGYVDIVESLLKHGVDINTYDWNGGTPLLYAVRGNHIKCVEALLAKGADMTIESDSGYSPMALAVALGHKKIQKVLEDHILKLYKPPT, from the exons ATGGCTGTGGCTCATCTGATTGGACCAGTGTCTCCAGAGAACATGGATGTAGATGAAGAGGGTTTGTTCAAACACTCCACCACACTGACCAACAAGCAGCGTGGGAATGAGGTTACAGTACGCCCAGCAACACTAGACT CTCTGTCCATACACCAGCTGGCGGCTCAAGGCGAGGTTTCACAAGTGGCCGCACACCTGAGTAAAGGTGAGAACTGTGGCTGTCACACACCAACAATGCATCAAATTGTGCAAAATTCCTCCTGCTTGTTCTGTCACCTGTTTCGTTTTACAGACAGTTCACTGCTCAGCAGACAGGATGAACGGGGCTTCACGCCTCTCATGTGGGCAGCAGCGTTTGGAGAGAAAGCTGTGGTGGATTTTCTCCTAGAAAAG GGCGCAGACCCCAAAACAATTGCGCGGGAGCGGGAGAGTGCCCTAACACTGGCCAGCTCCGGAGGTTATGTGGACATTGTTGAATCTCTTCTCAAACATGGGGTGGACATCAACACCTATGACTGG aaTGGTGGAACTCCTCTTCTTTATGCTGTACGAGGAAACCACATCAAATGTGTAGAGGCACTCTTAG CTAAAGGAGCAGACATGACCATCGAGTCCGACTCTGGATACAGCCCAATGGCCTTAGCTGTTGCCCTTGGACACAAAAAGA TTCAGAAAGTGTTGGAGGACCATATTCTGAAACTCTACAAGCCACCAACATGA
- the borcs8 gene encoding BLOC-1-related complex subunit 8 isoform X1, protein MEDQEMQLKVRRVTDKFTESMYVLANEPSVALYRLQEHVRRSLPELVQHKTDMQSWEEQSQGAIYSVEYACSAVKSMTNSSMYFKNIDGLLRQAISMKEQIGNSQGRSLRDVSPSPSPLVSAPHSPSTSS, encoded by the exons ATGGAGGACCAGGAGATGCAACTGAAAGTGAGACGAG TGACTGACAAATTCACGGAGAGCATGTACGTGCTGGCTAACGAGCCGTCGGTGGCTCTCTACAGGCTGCAGGAGCACGTCAGAAGGTCCCTGCCTGAGCTGGTGCAGCACAAG acagacatgcagagcTGGGAGGAGCAGAGTCAAGGAGCCATCTACAGTGTAGAGTATGCATGCAG TGCCGTGAAGAGCATGACGAACAGCAGCATGTATTTCAAAAACATTGACGGCCTCCTCCGGCAGGCCATCAGCATGAAGGAACAGATCGGCAACTCTCAAGGGCGCAG CTTACGTGATGTGAGCCCCTCTCCCAGTCCCCTTGTCTCTGCTCCACATTCCCCATCCACTTCCTCATGA
- the tmem221 gene encoding transmembrane protein 221 translates to MSLKYSQRSLIVLSLLGILSAIMSVLSVILIFQLQSQQTAVKESPPSTSAVIPAHVWAVLLPVSTVLSALSLTLHLSSVVVCLLHSYFSTEVCRGEQDTERADWFLLDSRAVRHVAIGLFCLGVSVYLAAMSIFMILIFEVETGIASACVLSSGVLILLVVVIHSLVKASRGVKRYHGDHLDTLFQNDHRGSSSTPVSRPCELKIGVDKPRMHRSQSHLHHPMSYPQCSNPRQPEQYQQQQYSPAGGSQGHASDKDGYSSGGSCPRMHRTLSTESGLLQAQAKPWNGVNNEMRSVLARKAGISAKDSTLV, encoded by the exons TCTGTTTTGTCggtcattttgattttccaGCTGCAGTCCCAGCAGACGGCGGTGAAGGAGtctcccccctccacctccgCCGTGATACCCGCTCATGTGTGGGCCGTCCTGCTGCCCGTGTCCACGGTGCTGTCCGCGCTGTCCCTCACCCTCCACCTGAGCTCTGTGGTGGTGTGTCTGCTCCACAGCTACTTTTCCACGGAGGTCTGCAGGGGAGAGCAGGACACTGAGAG AGCGGACTGGTTCCTTTTGGACAGCAGAGCAGTACGACATGTGGCTATTGGACTGTTCTGCCTGGGGGTTTCTGTCTACTTGGCAG CTATGTCCATCTTTATGATCCTGATATTTGAAGTGGAGACAGGCATCGCAAGCGCTTGCGTACTCTCCTCTGGGGTCTTAATCCTACTTGTCGTTGTGATCCACTCTCTGGTCAAAGCCTCCCGTGGTGTCAAGCGCTACCATGGCGACCACCTTGACACCCTCTTCCAGAACGaccacagaggcagcagcagcacacctgTGTCTCGACCCTGCGAGCTCAAAATTGGCGTGGACAAACCACGGATGCACCGCAGCCAGTCTCACCTCCACCACCCGATGTCCTATCCTCAATGTAGCAACCCGAGACAGCCAGAACAATACCAGCAACAGCAGTACTCCCCTGCTGGAGGTTCCCAGGGCCACGCTAGCGATAAAGACGGCTACAGCAGCGGCGGCAGTTGTCCCAGAATGCACAGGACCCTGTCTACTGAATCTGGTTTGCTGCAGGCTCAGGCTAAACCCTGGAATGGGGTCAACAATGAAATGAGGAGTGTCCTTGCACGCAAGGCAGGGATTTCGGCAAAAGACTCTACTCTTGTGTGA
- the rfxank gene encoding DNA-binding protein RFXANK isoform X3, producing MEAGGDEEVADGQNIQSSNANVCPSESRDERSNVSPENMDVDEEGLFKHSTTLTNKQRGNEVTVRPATLDSLSIHQLAAQGEVSQVAAHLSKDSSLLSRQDERGFTPLMWAAAFGEKAVVDFLLEKGADPKTIARERESALTLASSGGYVDIVESLLKHGVDINTYDWNGGTPLLYAVRGNHIKCVEALLAKGADMTIESDSGYSPMALAVALGHKKIQKVLEDHILKLYKPPT from the exons ATGGAGGCCGGAGGTGATGAGGAGGTTGCGGATGGCCAAAATATCCAGTCATCCAACGCTAATGTTTGTCCCTCCGAGTCCAGGGATGAGAGGTCCAATG TGTCTCCAGAGAACATGGATGTAGATGAAGAGGGTTTGTTCAAACACTCCACCACACTGACCAACAAGCAGCGTGGGAATGAGGTTACAGTACGCCCAGCAACACTAGACT CTCTGTCCATACACCAGCTGGCGGCTCAAGGCGAGGTTTCACAAGTGGCCGCACACCTGAGTAAAG ACAGTTCACTGCTCAGCAGACAGGATGAACGGGGCTTCACGCCTCTCATGTGGGCAGCAGCGTTTGGAGAGAAAGCTGTGGTGGATTTTCTCCTAGAAAAG GGCGCAGACCCCAAAACAATTGCGCGGGAGCGGGAGAGTGCCCTAACACTGGCCAGCTCCGGAGGTTATGTGGACATTGTTGAATCTCTTCTCAAACATGGGGTGGACATCAACACCTATGACTGG aaTGGTGGAACTCCTCTTCTTTATGCTGTACGAGGAAACCACATCAAATGTGTAGAGGCACTCTTAG CTAAAGGAGCAGACATGACCATCGAGTCCGACTCTGGATACAGCCCAATGGCCTTAGCTGTTGCCCTTGGACACAAAAAGA TTCAGAAAGTGTTGGAGGACCATATTCTGAAACTCTACAAGCCACCAACATGA
- the nr2c2ap gene encoding nuclear receptor 2C2-associated protein — protein sequence MASSLICSETRSRVSSVLNRDVKQYGKKYMFDCNEETCWNSDQGDCQWVSLEFPQSVKLMELKVQFQGGFSAKTCKLEGCPKDGDTTVISHFYPEDDNSLQSFPIQEAPAVDKVKIMFENSGDFFGRIIVYSLDILGEKSS from the exons ATGGCGTCTTCATTGATTTGCAGCGAGACTCGAAGCAG GGTGAGTTCAGTGCTGAACAGAGATGTGAAGCAGTACGGAAAGAAGTACATGTTTGACTGCAATGAAGAGACATGCTGGAACTCAGACCAG GGTGACTGTCAGTGGGTGTCTCTGGAGTTCCCCCAGTCTGTCAAGCTGATGGAGTTAAAGGTCCAGTTCCAGGGAGGCTTCTcagcaaaaacatgcaaactagAAG GTTGTCCAAAAGATGGAGACACAACGGTGATCAGCCATTTTTATCCAGAAGACGACAACTCGCTACAG AGCTTTCCCATACAGGAGGCCCCTGCGGTggacaaagtaaaaataatgtttgaGAATAGTGGTGACTTTTTTGGGAGAATAATTGTTTACTCCTTGGACATCCTGGGGGAAAAATCCtcgtga